The following coding sequences are from one Rutidosis leptorrhynchoides isolate AG116_Rl617_1_P2 chromosome 11, CSIRO_AGI_Rlap_v1, whole genome shotgun sequence window:
- the LOC139874866 gene encoding putative disease resistance protein At3g14460 encodes MVHELAVDVAGEFFSTLGNEIDLETMKETLNKVHHLSFSSGEFKKFDVLQSIKHLRTLLGLSLIEPDSSRKFFLPPKVLMELIPHLQFLRVLNLSNYSITEVPKSIGTLMHMRYLNFSNTDITCLPEEVGDLCYLQSLLLCGCEKLHTLPDSVIKLINLRHLDIRDTPCLLPLGIGELKNLQSLSNVIIGGKNGLKISELRNLSTLQGRVSLEGLHKVTNVEEANEASIWQKKDIDDLEMEWSDVFDSRDEKTEYQVLES; translated from the coding sequence ATGGTACATGAATTGGCCGTGGATGTTGCAGGAGAATTTTTTTCTACATTGGGAAATGAGATTGATCTTGAAACCATGAAGGAAACTTTAAACAAGGTCCACCACCTTTCGTTTAGTTCTGGAGAGTTCAAAAAGTTTGACGTGTTACAAAGCATTAAACACTTGCGAACTCTTTTGGGTCTGTCGCTAATTGAACCTGATAGTTCCCGAAAGTTCTTCTTACCGCCTAAGGTTCTTATGGAATTGATCCCCCATCTACAATTCCTAAGGGTGCTAAACCTAAGCAATTATTCAATCACAGAGGTCCCAAAATCTATTGGTACCCTTATGCATATGCGGTACCTCAACTTTTCTAATACAGACATCACTTGTTTACCCGAAGAAGTTGgtgacctttgttatttacagagcTTGTTGCTTTGCGGTTGTGAAAAGTTACATACCTTGCCAGATAGTGTAATTAAGTTAATCAACCTGCGACATCTTGACATTAGAGATACTCCATGTTTGTTGCCCTTAGGGATTGGTGAGTTAAAGAATTTGCAATCCCTAAGTAATGTCATTATTGGAGGCAAGAATGGGTTAAAAATATCCGAGCTTAGGAACCTGTCGACACTTCAAGGTCGAGTTTCCCTCGAAGGGCTACATAAGGTGACAAATGTAGAAGAAGCAAATGAGGCCAGCATATGGCAAAAGAAAGATATTGATGATTTAGAGATGGAGTGGAGTGATGTTTTCGATTCCAGGGATGAAAAAACTGAATATCAAGTGCTTGAAAGCTAA